The following are encoded in a window of Streptomyces sp. SAT1 genomic DNA:
- the secA gene encoding preprotein translocase subunit SecA: MSVLSKIMRAGEGKILRKLHRIAGQVNSIEEDFVDLSDAELRALTDEYKQRYADGESLDDLLPEAFATVREAAKRVLGQRHYDVQLMGGAALHMGYVAEMKTGEGKTLVGTLPAYLNALSGDGVHIVTVNDYLAERDSEMMGRVHKFLGLDVGCILANMTPAQRREQYGCDITYGTNNEFGFDYLRDNMAWAKDELVQRGHNFAIVDEVDSILVDEARTPLIISGPADQATKWYGDFAKLVTRLKKGEAGNPLKGVEETGDYDVDEKKRTVAIHESGVSKVEDWLGIDNLYESVNTPLVGYLNNAIKAKELFKKDKDYVVIDGEVMIVDEHTGRILAGRRYNEGMHQAIEAKEGVDIKDENQTLATITLQNFFRLYNKLSGMTGTAMTEAAEFHQIYKLGVVPIPTNRPMVRKDQSDLIYRTEVAKFEAVVDDIAEKHEKGQPILVGTTSVEKSEYLSQQLSKRGVQHEVLNAKHHEREASIVAQAGRKGAVTVATNMAGRGTDIKLGGNPEDLAEAELRQRGLDPEEHIEEWAAALPAALEKAEQAVKAEKEEVERLGGLYVLGTERHESRRIDNQLRGRSGRQGDPGESRFYLSLGDDLMRLFKAQMVERVMSMANVPDDVPIENKMVTRAIASAQSQVEQQNFETRKNVLKYDEVLNRQREVIYGERRRVLEGEDLREQVQHFMDDTIDAYVQAETAEGFPEDWDLDRLWGAFKQLYPVKITVEELEEAAGDRAGLTAEFIGDSIKDDIHEQYEARETQLGSEIMRELERRVVLSVLDRKWREHLYEMDYLQEGIGLRAMAQKDPLVEYQREGFDMFSAMMDGIKEESVGYLFNLEVQVEQQVEEVPVEDAAPSLEKAPQDAVPAQAGARPEIRAKGLDAPQRRDLHFSAPTVDGEGGVVEGEFASDDEPVRSESDGLTRAERRKQAKGGRRRKK; this comes from the coding sequence GTGTCCGTCCTCTCGAAGATCATGCGTGCAGGCGAAGGCAAGATCCTGCGCAAGCTGCACCGCATCGCGGGCCAGGTCAACTCCATCGAAGAGGACTTCGTCGACCTCTCCGACGCCGAGCTGCGGGCCCTCACCGATGAGTACAAGCAGCGGTACGCCGACGGCGAGAGCCTGGATGACCTGCTGCCCGAGGCGTTCGCCACCGTACGAGAGGCGGCCAAGCGGGTCCTGGGCCAGCGGCACTACGACGTGCAGCTGATGGGCGGCGCCGCCCTGCACATGGGGTATGTCGCCGAGATGAAGACCGGTGAGGGCAAGACGCTCGTCGGCACCCTGCCCGCCTATCTGAACGCCCTGTCCGGCGACGGCGTCCACATCGTCACGGTCAACGACTACCTGGCCGAGCGCGACTCCGAGATGATGGGCCGCGTCCACAAGTTCCTCGGCCTGGACGTGGGCTGCATCCTCGCCAACATGACGCCGGCCCAGCGCCGCGAGCAGTACGGCTGCGACATCACCTACGGCACGAACAACGAGTTCGGCTTCGACTACCTGCGCGACAACATGGCCTGGGCGAAGGACGAACTGGTCCAGCGCGGCCACAACTTCGCCATCGTCGACGAGGTCGACTCCATCCTGGTCGACGAGGCCCGTACGCCGCTGATCATCTCCGGCCCGGCCGACCAGGCCACCAAGTGGTACGGCGACTTCGCCAAGCTCGTCACGCGCCTGAAGAAGGGCGAGGCGGGCAACCCGCTCAAGGGCGTCGAGGAGACCGGCGACTACGACGTCGACGAGAAGAAGCGCACCGTCGCCATCCACGAGTCCGGCGTCTCCAAGGTCGAGGACTGGCTGGGCATCGACAACCTCTACGAGTCGGTGAACACCCCGCTCGTCGGTTACCTGAACAACGCCATCAAGGCGAAGGAACTGTTCAAGAAGGACAAGGACTACGTCGTCATCGACGGCGAGGTCATGATCGTCGACGAGCACACCGGCCGTATCCTCGCCGGCCGCCGCTACAACGAGGGCATGCACCAGGCGATCGAGGCGAAGGAAGGGGTGGACATCAAGGACGAGAACCAGACCCTCGCCACGATCACCCTGCAGAACTTCTTCCGCCTCTACAACAAGCTCTCCGGCATGACCGGTACGGCGATGACCGAGGCCGCCGAGTTCCACCAGATCTACAAGCTCGGCGTGGTCCCGATCCCGACCAACCGGCCGATGGTCCGCAAGGACCAGTCCGACCTGATCTACCGCACCGAGGTCGCCAAGTTCGAGGCGGTCGTCGACGACATCGCGGAGAAGCACGAGAAGGGCCAGCCGATCCTGGTCGGCACCACCTCGGTCGAGAAGTCCGAGTACCTCTCGCAGCAGCTCAGCAAGCGCGGCGTGCAGCACGAGGTGCTCAACGCCAAGCACCACGAGCGGGAGGCGTCCATCGTCGCCCAGGCCGGCCGCAAGGGTGCCGTCACCGTGGCCACCAACATGGCCGGCCGCGGTACGGACATCAAGCTCGGCGGCAACCCCGAGGACCTCGCCGAGGCGGAGCTGCGCCAGCGCGGCCTCGACCCCGAGGAGCACATCGAGGAGTGGGCCGCCGCGCTGCCCGCCGCCCTGGAGAAGGCCGAGCAGGCCGTCAAGGCGGAGAAGGAAGAGGTCGAGAGGCTCGGCGGCCTCTATGTGCTGGGCACCGAGCGGCACGAGTCGCGCCGTATCGACAACCAGCTGCGCGGTCGTTCCGGCCGGCAGGGCGACCCGGGCGAGTCCCGCTTCTACCTCTCCCTGGGCGACGATCTGATGCGTCTGTTCAAGGCGCAGATGGTCGAGCGCGTGATGTCCATGGCGAACGTCCCCGACGACGTGCCCATCGAGAACAAGATGGTCACCCGCGCGATCGCCTCCGCCCAGTCGCAGGTCGAGCAGCAGAACTTCGAGACCCGTAAGAACGTCCTGAAGTACGACGAGGTCCTCAACCGGCAGCGCGAGGTCATCTACGGCGAGCGCCGCCGCGTTCTGGAGGGCGAGGACCTGCGCGAGCAGGTGCAGCACTTCATGGACGACACCATCGACGCCTATGTGCAGGCGGAGACCGCCGAGGGCTTCCCGGAGGACTGGGACCTGGACCGGCTGTGGGGCGCGTTCAAGCAGCTCTACCCGGTGAAGATCACCGTCGAGGAGCTGGAGGAGGCGGCCGGCGACCGCGCGGGCCTGACGGCCGAGTTCATCGGCGACTCCATCAAGGACGACATCCACGAGCAGTACGAGGCGCGCGAGACGCAGCTCGGCTCCGAGATCATGCGTGAGCTGGAGCGCCGCGTGGTCCTGTCGGTCCTGGACCGCAAGTGGCGCGAGCACCTCTACGAGATGGACTACCTCCAGGAGGGCATCGGCCTGCGCGCGATGGCGCAGAAGGACCCGCTGGTCGAGTACCAGCGCGAGGGCTTCGACATGTTCTCCGCGATGATGGACGGCATCAAGGAGGAGTCCGTCGGCTACCTGTTCAACCTGGAGGTCCAGGTCGAGCAGCAGGTCGAGGAGGTCCCCGTCGAGGACGCCGCGCCGTCCCTGGAGAAGGCGCCGCAGGACGCGGTGCCCGCGCAGGCGGGCGCGCGCCCGGAGATCCGCGCGAAGGGGCTGGACGCGCCGCAGCGGCGCGACCTCCACTTCTCCGCCCCGACCGTGGACGGGGAGGGCGGTGTCGTCGAGGGCGAGTTCGCCAGCGACGACGAGCCGGTCCGCTCCGAGTCGGACGGCCTCACGCGTGCGGAGCGCCGCAAGCAGGCGAAGGGCGGCCGTCGCCGCAAGAAGTGA
- a CDS encoding DUF6912 family protein, with translation MRVYVPLTLPGLAAAHAAGELGPEPLVAYAVTPALREWYVSDDLEELEYAALNRAALASLRLLAMDPEAPRRRVVVAVDVPDRAASADPDRGLDPAALGEVRVAGTVPLAKAAAVHVDADDAVADVTAAAGALGAADTGDDDAQFVVDGAEDHELLWYATQEIPNLI, from the coding sequence ATGCGCGTCTACGTCCCCCTGACCCTCCCCGGGCTCGCCGCGGCCCACGCGGCCGGGGAGCTGGGACCGGAACCGCTCGTCGCCTACGCCGTCACCCCCGCGCTGCGCGAGTGGTACGTCTCCGACGACCTGGAGGAGCTGGAGTACGCCGCGCTGAACCGAGCCGCGCTGGCCTCGCTGCGGCTGCTGGCCATGGACCCGGAGGCACCGCGCCGCCGGGTCGTGGTGGCCGTGGACGTCCCCGACCGCGCGGCGAGCGCCGACCCCGACCGGGGCCTGGACCCCGCCGCGCTCGGCGAGGTCAGGGTGGCCGGGACCGTACCGCTGGCCAAGGCGGCGGCGGTGCACGTCGACGCGGACGACGCGGTGGCGGACGTGACCGCGGCGGCCGGCGCCCTGGGCGCGGCGGACACCGGCGACGACGACGCGCAGTTCGTCGTCGACGGCGCCGAGGACCACGAGCTGCTCTGGTACGCCACGCAGGAGATCCCGAACCTGATCTGA
- a CDS encoding winged helix-turn-helix domain-containing protein, with protein sequence MTSVPRPIADLSADEARRIALRAQGLLGAPDRRSGVRGVLRHLGAVQLDTISVLARSHELIPYARLGAVGRTTVEQAYWTGTHAFEYWSHAACVLPIEEWPHFAFRRRAYRGRPHWNHRLPGGTYDQVIKQLTTEGPLTATELGGAKRTSDWWDWSGTKVAVERALMYGEVVCVERRGWKRVYDLAERAVPAALLHDELDDTECLRRLVGLAGRSLGVGTRADIADYHRLKGDQVDAVIADSGLVPVTVEGWGRPAWADPEALATPPRGRHRTTLLSPFDSLIWDRARTERIFGFTHRLEAYVPKPKRVHGYFAMPVLAGGRLVGRVDPAREGRTLVAKQVTLDGPKAVPAVAQALVEAAGWVGITDVRVERVDAPELREPLAQEVSRTLAAALR encoded by the coding sequence ATGACGAGCGTCCCGCGCCCCATCGCCGATCTGTCGGCCGACGAAGCCCGCCGTATCGCCCTGCGCGCCCAGGGCCTCCTCGGCGCCCCCGACCGGAGATCCGGTGTGCGGGGCGTGCTGCGCCATCTCGGCGCGGTCCAGCTGGACACCATCTCGGTGCTCGCCCGCTCCCACGAGCTGATCCCCTACGCCCGGCTCGGCGCGGTGGGCCGCACCACAGTGGAGCAGGCCTACTGGACCGGCACCCACGCCTTCGAGTACTGGTCGCACGCCGCGTGCGTCCTGCCCATCGAGGAGTGGCCGCACTTCGCCTTCCGCCGCCGCGCCTACCGGGGCCGCCCGCACTGGAACCACCGGCTGCCCGGCGGCACCTACGACCAGGTGATCAAGCAGCTGACCACCGAAGGCCCGCTGACGGCGACCGAGTTGGGCGGCGCCAAGCGGACCAGCGACTGGTGGGACTGGTCGGGGACCAAGGTCGCCGTCGAGCGCGCCCTGATGTACGGGGAGGTGGTCTGCGTCGAGCGCCGCGGCTGGAAGCGGGTGTACGACCTGGCCGAGCGCGCCGTCCCCGCCGCCCTGCTCCACGACGAGCTGGACGACACCGAGTGCCTGCGCCGCCTGGTCGGGCTGGCCGGCCGGTCCCTGGGCGTGGGCACGCGCGCGGACATCGCCGACTACCACCGGCTCAAGGGCGACCAGGTCGACGCGGTGATCGCGGACTCGGGCCTGGTCCCGGTCACGGTCGAGGGCTGGGGCAGGCCCGCCTGGGCGGATCCGGAAGCCCTGGCGACCCCGCCGCGCGGCCGGCACCGCACCACTCTGCTGTCCCCGTTCGACTCGCTGATCTGGGACCGGGCGCGCACCGAGCGGATCTTCGGCTTCACCCACCGCCTGGAGGCGTACGTCCCCAAGCCCAAGCGGGTGCACGGCTACTTCGCGATGCCGGTGCTGGCGGGCGGCCGGCTGGTCGGGCGTGTCGACCCGGCCCGCGAGGGCCGCACGCTGGTGGCCAAGCAGGTCACCCTGGACGGTCCCAAGGCGGTCCCCGCGGTGGCCCAGGCGCTGGTCGAGGCGGCGGGCTGGGTGGGCATCACGGACGTGCGCGTGGAGCGGGTGGACGCCCCGGAGCTGCGCGAACCCCTCGCCCAGGAGGTGAGCCGGACGCTGGCCGCGGCCCTGCGCTGA
- a CDS encoding HAD family hydrolase: MGMQSGAHIVWDWNGTLFHDNDAIIGATNAAFAELGMEPITLERYRALYCVPVPKFYERLMGRLPTDAEWQVMDDAFHRHYTEHRARCRLADGAVELLTGWASAGHSQSILSMYGHEDLVPLVRGFGIETHFIRVAGRTGPSGGSKAEHMVRHLGALAEDVDPARTVVIGDAADDALAARHAGARAVLYTGGSHSRASLEGVGVPVVDTLREAVTEAQRLAA, translated from the coding sequence ATGGGGATGCAGTCGGGAGCGCACATCGTCTGGGACTGGAACGGCACGCTGTTCCACGACAACGACGCGATCATCGGGGCGACGAACGCGGCCTTCGCCGAGCTGGGCATGGAGCCGATCACGCTGGAGCGCTACCGGGCGCTGTACTGCGTGCCGGTGCCGAAGTTCTACGAGCGGCTGATGGGGCGGCTGCCCACGGACGCCGAGTGGCAGGTCATGGACGACGCCTTCCACCGGCACTACACCGAGCACCGGGCCCGCTGCCGGCTGGCCGACGGCGCGGTGGAGCTGCTCACGGGCTGGGCGTCGGCCGGGCACAGCCAGTCGATCCTCAGCATGTACGGGCACGAGGACCTGGTCCCGCTGGTGCGGGGCTTCGGGATAGAGACGCACTTCATACGCGTGGCGGGCCGGACCGGTCCCTCCGGCGGCAGCAAGGCCGAGCACATGGTGCGGCACCTGGGCGCGCTGGCCGAGGACGTCGACCCGGCGCGCACAGTGGTGATCGGCGACGCGGCCGACGACGCGCTGGCCGCGCGGCACGCGGGGGCGCGGGCGGTGCTGTACACGGGCGGGTCGCACAGCCGGGCCAGCCTGGAGGGCGTCGGCGTCCCGGTGGTGGACACCCTCCGGGAGGCGGTCACCGAGGCGCAGCGCCTCGCCGCCTGA
- a CDS encoding Rv3235 family protein — MNKVMTRAQRRPGTRPPGRRDARRPGGTPPRTPGGSPARTASDGRPPGSPRGTGPARTGPTDNRPPTTPATRRTAPHDRTDARPPAAPGLAGLPGDGGGARERERAAASALAAAPATTDLFADRLLAVLSGRRPVHWMLRHTAGRAYDELVRLAEHGPLRARGAHPVVRDIGYFEPRPGALEVFARIGAGPQLRALAFRLERGRDRRWRCTAVELALPRVPSRPRPREE, encoded by the coding sequence ATGAACAAGGTCATGACCAGGGCGCAGCGCCGCCCCGGCACCCGCCCGCCCGGCCGCCGCGACGCCCGCCGCCCCGGCGGCACCCCGCCGCGCACGCCGGGCGGCAGTCCGGCACGCACCGCGAGCGACGGCCGCCCGCCGGGCTCGCCCCGGGGCACCGGCCCCGCCCGCACCGGCCCCACCGACAACCGCCCGCCCACGACACCGGCCACGCGCCGGACCGCCCCGCACGACAGGACCGACGCCCGGCCACCGGCCGCACCCGGGCTCGCCGGGCTTCCCGGGGACGGCGGGGGCGCCCGGGAACGGGAGCGCGCCGCCGCGTCGGCCCTCGCGGCCGCTCCCGCCACCACCGACCTCTTCGCCGACCGGCTCCTGGCCGTGCTGAGCGGCCGGCGCCCCGTCCACTGGATGCTCCGGCACACCGCCGGCCGGGCCTACGACGAACTCGTCCGCCTCGCCGAACACGGCCCCCTGCGGGCCCGCGGCGCCCATCCCGTCGTCCGCGACATCGGCTACTTCGAGCCCCGCCCCGGCGCCCTGGAGGTCTTCGCCCGCATCGGCGCCGGCCCGCAACTGCGCGCCCTGGCCTTCCGCCTCGAACGCGGCCGGGACCGCCGCTGGCGCTGCACCGCCGTGGAACTGGCCCTTCCCCGGGTCCCGAGCCGCCCCCGCCCACGGGAGGAATGA
- a CDS encoding NAD-glutamate dehydrogenase, translating into MQTKLDEAKAELLERAVRVAENSPAGGHLPAGMTGEGTPDRDCVLAFLQRYYLHTAPEDLADRDPVDVFGAAFSHYRLAENRPQGTANVRVHTPTVEENGWTCSHSVVEVVTDDMPFLVDSVTNELTRQGRGIHVVVHPQVVVRRDVTGKLLEVLPAAPAGEPLPHDAHVESWIHVEIDRETDRSDLKQITADLLRVLSDVREAVEDWEKMRDAAIRIAEGLPDEPVPADLPGQQVEEARELLRWLSADHFTFLGYREYELHGDDTLAAVPGTGLGILRSDPPHAGEDSHPVSPSFERLPADARAKAREHKLLVLTKANSRATVHRPSYLDYIGVKKFDANGEVIGERRFLGLFSSAAYTESVRRVPVIRRKVEEVLALAGFSPNSHDGRDLTQILETYPRDELFQTPVAELQAIATSVLYLQERRRLRLYLRQDEYGRYYSALVYLPRDRYTTGVRLRIIDILKEELGGTSVDFTAWNTESILSRLHFVVRVPQGTELPELSDADKERIEARLVEAARSWADAFAEALTAELGEERAAELLRHYAAAFPEGYKADHSPRAAVADLVNLEQLDDDKTFALSLYEPVGAAPEERRFKIYQKGGSVSLSQVLPVLSRLGVEVTDERPYELRCADRTTAWIYDFGLRMPKAPAGGGDYLADDARERFQDAFAAAWTGKAENDGFNALVLSAGLGWRQAMVLRAYAKYLRQAGSTFSQDYMEDTLRNNVHTTRLLVSLFEARMAPERQRAGHELVDALLEELDAALDQVASLDEDRILRSFLTVIKATLRTNFFQESAAGRPHDYVSMKFDPQAIPDLPAPRPAYEIWVYSPRVEGVHLRFGKVARGGLRWSDRREDFRTEILGLVKAQMVKNTVIVPVGAKGGFVAKQLPDPSVDRDAWLAEGIASYRTFISALLDITDNMVAGEVVPPRDVVRHDGDDTYLVVAADKGTATFSDIANEVAESYDFWLGDAFASGGSAGYDHKGMGITARGAWESVKRHFRELDVDTQSQDFTVVGIGDMSGDVFGNGMLLSEHIRLVAAFDHRHIFIDPNPDAATGYAERRRLFDLPRSSWADYDTALVSAGGGIFPRTLKSIPVNAHIREALGIEDGVTKMTPADLMRAILKAPVDLLWNGGIGTYVKASTESNTDVGDKANDAIRVDGRDLRVRVVGEGGNLGCTQLGRIEFAQTGGRVNTDAIDNSAGVDTSDHEVNIKVLLNGLVTDGDMTVKQRNKLLAEMTDEVGALVLRNNYAQNTAIANALAQSKDMVHAQQRFMKHLVREGHLDRALEFLPTDRQIRERLAAGHGLTGPETAVLLAYTKITVAEELLHTSLPDDPYLRGLLHTYFPTQLRERFEEQIDHHPLNREITTTVLVNDTVNTGGTTYLHRLREETGASLEEIVRAQTVARTIFRSAPVWDAVEALDNKVEAEVQTRIRLHSRRLVERGTRWLLNNRPQPLQLGETVEFFADRVEQVWAQLPKLLKGADQEWYQQVYDELSAAGVPDELAARVAGFSSAFPALDIVSVADRMGRDPMDVAEVYYDLADRLAITQLMDRIIELPRADRWQSMARAAIREDLYAAHAALTADVLAVGDAAATPEQRFEVWEEKNAAILSRARTTLEEIRGSDAFDLANLSVAMRTMRTLLRTHS; encoded by the coding sequence ATGCAGACCAAGCTGGACGAAGCCAAGGCCGAGTTGCTCGAAAGGGCCGTTCGGGTAGCTGAGAACAGTCCGGCCGGGGGGCACCTCCCGGCCGGGATGACGGGCGAGGGCACCCCGGACCGGGACTGTGTGCTCGCCTTCCTCCAGCGCTACTACCTGCACACCGCACCCGAGGACCTCGCGGACCGCGACCCGGTCGACGTCTTCGGAGCCGCTTTCTCGCACTACCGGCTGGCCGAGAACCGCCCGCAGGGGACGGCCAACGTCCGGGTGCACACCCCGACCGTCGAGGAGAACGGCTGGACGTGCAGCCACTCCGTGGTCGAGGTCGTCACCGACGACATGCCCTTCCTCGTCGACTCGGTCACCAACGAGCTGACCCGCCAGGGCCGCGGCATCCACGTCGTCGTCCACCCGCAGGTCGTCGTCCGCCGCGACGTGACCGGCAAGCTGCTGGAGGTGCTGCCCGCCGCGCCTGCCGGTGAGCCGCTGCCGCACGACGCGCACGTCGAGTCCTGGATCCACGTCGAGATCGACCGCGAGACCGACCGGTCCGACCTCAAGCAGATCACCGCCGATCTGCTGCGCGTCCTGTCCGACGTCCGCGAGGCCGTCGAGGACTGGGAGAAGATGCGCGACGCGGCCATCCGCATCGCCGAGGGCCTGCCCGACGAGCCGGTCCCCGCCGACCTGCCCGGACAGCAGGTCGAGGAGGCCCGCGAGCTGCTGCGCTGGCTCTCCGCCGACCACTTCACCTTCCTCGGCTACCGCGAGTACGAGCTGCACGGCGACGACACCCTGGCCGCGGTGCCCGGCACCGGTCTGGGCATACTGCGCTCGGACCCGCCGCACGCGGGCGAGGACAGCCACCCGGTCAGCCCGTCCTTCGAGCGGCTGCCCGCCGACGCCCGCGCCAAGGCCCGCGAGCACAAGCTGCTCGTGCTGACCAAGGCCAACAGCCGGGCCACCGTCCACCGGCCGTCCTACCTGGACTACATCGGCGTCAAGAAGTTCGACGCGAACGGCGAGGTGATCGGGGAGCGCCGCTTCCTGGGCCTGTTCTCGTCCGCCGCGTACACCGAGTCGGTGCGCCGGGTGCCGGTGATCCGCCGCAAGGTCGAGGAGGTCCTCGCCCTCGCCGGCTTCTCGCCCAACAGCCACGACGGCCGCGACCTCACCCAGATCCTGGAGACCTACCCGCGCGACGAGCTGTTCCAGACGCCGGTCGCCGAGCTCCAGGCGATCGCCACCTCCGTGCTCTACCTCCAGGAGCGCCGCCGGCTGCGGCTGTACCTGCGCCAGGACGAGTACGGCCGCTACTACTCGGCGCTGGTCTACCTCCCGCGCGACCGCTACACCACCGGCGTGCGCCTGCGGATCATCGACATCCTGAAGGAGGAGCTGGGCGGCACCAGCGTCGACTTCACGGCCTGGAACACCGAATCGATCCTGTCCCGGCTGCACTTCGTGGTCCGCGTCCCGCAGGGCACCGAGCTGCCCGAGCTGTCCGACGCCGACAAGGAGCGCATCGAGGCCCGGCTGGTGGAGGCCGCCCGCTCCTGGGCCGACGCCTTCGCCGAGGCGCTCACCGCCGAGCTGGGCGAGGAGCGCGCCGCCGAGCTGCTGCGCCACTACGCCGCCGCCTTCCCCGAGGGCTACAAGGCCGACCACAGCCCGCGCGCCGCCGTCGCCGACCTGGTCAACCTGGAGCAGCTGGACGACGACAAGACGTTCGCGCTCAGCCTGTACGAGCCGGTCGGCGCCGCCCCCGAGGAGCGCCGTTTCAAGATCTACCAGAAGGGCGGCTCGGTCTCCCTCTCGCAGGTGCTGCCGGTGCTCAGCCGGCTCGGTGTGGAGGTCACCGACGAGCGGCCGTACGAGCTGCGCTGCGCGGACCGCACGACGGCCTGGATCTACGACTTCGGTCTGCGCATGCCCAAGGCGCCCGCGGGCGGCGGCGACTACCTCGCCGACGACGCCCGCGAGCGCTTCCAGGACGCCTTCGCCGCCGCCTGGACCGGCAAGGCGGAGAACGACGGGTTCAACGCGCTGGTGCTGAGCGCCGGACTGGGCTGGCGCCAGGCCATGGTGCTGCGCGCCTACGCGAAGTACCTGCGCCAGGCGGGCTCCACCTTCAGCCAGGACTACATGGAGGACACCCTCCGCAACAACGTCCACACCACCCGGCTGCTGGTCTCCCTGTTCGAGGCGCGGATGGCGCCCGAGCGGCAGCGCGCGGGCCACGAGCTGGTCGACGCCCTGCTCGAAGAGCTGGACGCGGCCCTGGACCAGGTGGCCTCCCTCGACGAGGACCGCATCCTGCGCTCCTTCCTCACCGTCATCAAGGCGACCCTGCGCACCAACTTCTTCCAGGAGAGCGCGGCCGGCCGGCCGCACGACTACGTCTCCATGAAGTTCGACCCGCAGGCCATCCCGGACCTGCCCGCACCGCGCCCGGCGTACGAGATCTGGGTGTACTCGCCGCGGGTGGAGGGCGTGCACCTGCGCTTCGGCAAGGTCGCCCGCGGCGGTCTGCGCTGGTCCGACCGGCGCGAGGACTTCCGCACCGAGATCCTGGGCCTGGTCAAGGCACAGATGGTGAAGAACACCGTGATCGTGCCGGTCGGCGCCAAGGGCGGCTTCGTCGCCAAGCAGCTCCCGGACCCGTCCGTGGACCGGGACGCCTGGCTGGCCGAGGGCATCGCCAGCTACCGGACGTTCATCTCGGCGCTGCTCGACATCACCGACAACATGGTGGCCGGCGAGGTCGTGCCCCCGCGGGACGTGGTCCGCCACGACGGCGACGACACCTACCTGGTGGTCGCGGCCGACAAGGGCACGGCGACGTTCTCGGACATCGCCAACGAGGTCGCCGAGTCCTACGACTTCTGGCTCGGCGACGCCTTCGCCTCCGGCGGCTCCGCGGGCTATGACCACAAGGGCATGGGCATCACCGCCCGCGGTGCCTGGGAGTCGGTCAAGCGGCACTTCCGCGAGCTGGACGTCGACACCCAGTCGCAGGACTTCACGGTCGTCGGCATCGGCGACATGTCCGGCGACGTGTTCGGCAACGGCATGCTGCTCAGCGAGCACATCCGCCTGGTCGCCGCCTTCGACCACCGGCACATCTTCATCGACCCGAACCCGGACGCGGCCACCGGCTACGCCGAGCGGCGCCGCCTGTTCGACCTGCCGCGCTCCAGCTGGGCCGACTACGACACCGCGCTGGTGTCGGCCGGCGGCGGGATCTTCCCGCGCACGCTGAAGTCCATCCCGGTCAACGCGCACATCCGCGAGGCGCTGGGCATCGAGGACGGCGTCACCAAGATGACCCCGGCCGACCTGATGCGGGCCATCCTCAAGGCCCCGGTGGACCTGCTGTGGAACGGCGGCATCGGCACGTACGTCAAGGCGTCCACCGAGTCCAACACGGACGTCGGCGACAAGGCCAACGACGCCATCCGGGTCGACGGCCGCGACCTGCGGGTCCGGGTCGTCGGCGAGGGCGGCAACCTGGGCTGCACCCAGCTCGGCCGGATCGAGTTCGCGCAGACCGGCGGCCGGGTCAACACCGACGCCATCGACAACAGCGCGGGCGTGGACACCTCCGACCACGAGGTGAACATCAAGGTCCTGCTCAACGGGCTGGTCACCGACGGCGACATGACCGTCAAGCAGCGCAACAAGCTGCTGGCGGAGATGACCGACGAGGTCGGCGCGCTGGTGCTGCGCAACAACTACGCGCAGAACACGGCGATCGCCAACGCCCTCGCCCAGTCCAAGGACATGGTCCACGCCCAGCAGCGCTTCATGAAGCACCTGGTGCGCGAGGGCCATCTGGACCGGGCGCTGGAGTTCCTGCCCACCGACCGCCAGATCCGCGAGCGGCTGGCCGCCGGACACGGCCTGACCGGTCCGGAGACGGCCGTCCTGCTGGCGTACACGAAGATCACGGTCGCCGAGGAGCTGCTGCACACCTCGCTGCCCGACGACCCGTATCTGCGCGGGCTGCTGCACACCTACTTCCCGACCCAGCTGCGCGAGCGGTTCGAGGAGCAGATCGACCACCACCCGCTGAACCGCGAGATCACCACGACCGTCCTGGTCAACGACACGGTCAACACCGGTGGTACGACGTATCTGCACCGGCTGCGCGAGGAGACCGGGGCGTCGCTGGAGGAGATCGTCCGGGCGCAGACCGTGGCCCGTACGATCTTCCGCTCGGCACCGGTGTGGGACGCGGTCGAGGCGCTGGACAACAAGGTCGAGGCCGAGGTCCAGACCCGTATCCGGCTGCACTCGCGCCGCCTGGTCGAGCGCGGCACCCGCTGGCTGCTGAACAACCGGCCGCAGCCGCTCCAGCTCGGCGAGACGGTGGAGTTCTTCGCCGACCGGGTCGAGCAGGTGTGGGCGCAGCTGCCCAAGCTGCTCAAGGGCGCGGACCAGGAGTGGTACCAGCAGGTCTACGACGAGCTGTCCGCGGCCGGCGTCCCGGACGAACTGGCCGCGCGGGTGGCCGGGTTCTCCTCCGCCTTCCCGGCGCTCGACATCGTCTCGGTGGCCGACCGCATGGGCCGGGACCCGATGGACGTCGCCGAGGTGTACTACGACCTGGCCGACCGGCTCGCCATCACCCAGCTGATGGACCGCATCATCGAGCTGCCGCGCGCCGACCGCTGGCAGTCCATGGCCCGTGCGGCGATCCGCGAGGACCTGTACGCGGCGCACGCGGCGCTGACGGCCGACGTCCTCGCCGTGGGCGACGCCGCCGCCACGCCGGAGCAGCGCTTCGAGGTGTGGGAGGAGAAGAACGCGGCGATCCTCTCCCGGGCCCGCACCACCCTGGAGGAGATCCGCGGTTCGGACGCGTTCGACCTGGCCAACCTCTCGGTGGCCATGCGGACGATGCGGACGCTGCTGCGCACCCACTCGTAG